A genomic segment from Truepera sp. encodes:
- the metK gene encoding methionine adenosyltransferase — protein MLRLVSAESVTEGHPDKLADRISDSVLDAILQQDPHARVAVETLLTRGLALVAGEVTTNADVDVQAIVREAARDVGYTDAAYGFDADHSAVLIALSEQSPDIKQGVDRAREAGSGDDFDLIGAGDQGLMFGYATLETPELMPLPIQLAHRIAQRLAQVRRDRTLSYLRPDGKAQVTLAYAGGVAVHLRTIVLSAQHDPDVTLEQMRADLLTHVLEAVVPADLLDERSNLLINPTGRFVEGGPTADAGLTGRKIIVDTYGGAAPHGGGAFSGKDPTKVDRSASYYARFIAKNVVAAGLAERCQVQLAYAIGVAHPVGLYVDTFGTGVMPDERLAELVQRAFDARPAAIIEQLGLRRPIYAATSAYGHFGREGFPWESLSRVDELKDLAGRD, from the coding sequence GTGTTGCGCCTCGTTAGCGCTGAATCCGTCACCGAAGGGCACCCCGACAAGCTCGCCGACCGCATCAGCGACAGCGTGCTCGACGCCATACTGCAGCAGGATCCGCACGCGCGGGTGGCAGTCGAGACGTTGCTGACGCGCGGGCTTGCGCTGGTGGCGGGCGAGGTCACCACCAACGCCGACGTGGACGTTCAGGCCATCGTGCGCGAGGCCGCGAGGGACGTGGGTTACACCGACGCCGCCTACGGCTTCGACGCCGACCACAGCGCGGTGCTGATCGCGCTCAGCGAGCAGTCGCCCGACATCAAACAAGGCGTCGACAGGGCGCGGGAGGCAGGCAGCGGCGACGACTTCGACCTCATCGGGGCCGGCGACCAGGGCCTCATGTTCGGCTACGCCACGCTCGAGACCCCGGAACTCATGCCGCTGCCGATCCAGCTGGCGCACCGCATCGCCCAGCGACTGGCACAGGTCAGGCGCGACCGCACGCTCTCGTACCTGCGTCCCGACGGCAAAGCGCAGGTGACGCTGGCTTACGCAGGCGGCGTGGCGGTACACCTTCGCACCATCGTGCTCTCCGCACAGCACGACCCCGACGTCACGCTGGAGCAGATGCGAGCCGACCTCCTGACGCACGTGCTCGAGGCCGTAGTGCCGGCGGACCTGCTCGACGAGCGCTCGAACCTGCTCATCAACCCGACGGGCCGCTTCGTCGAGGGCGGCCCGACCGCCGACGCCGGCCTCACGGGGCGCAAGATCATAGTCGACACCTATGGCGGCGCCGCACCTCACGGCGGCGGGGCGTTCAGCGGCAAGGACCCCACGAAGGTCGACCGCTCCGCGAGCTACTACGCCCGCTTCATCGCCAAGAACGTCGTGGCGGCCGGGCTGGCCGAACGCTGCCAGGTTCAGCTCGCGTACGCCATCGGGGTGGCCCACCCGGTGGGCTTGTACGTCGACACGTTCGGTACCGGCGTCATGCCCGACGAACGACTGGCCGAGCTGGTGCAGCGCGCCTTCGACGCGCGCCCGGCGGCGATAATCGAGCAACTTGGGCTGCGGCGCCCCATCTATGCCGCTACCAGCGCGTACGGCCACTTCGGGCGCGAGGGCTTCCCCTGGGAGAGCCTCTCGCGAGTCGACGAACTCAAGGACTTGGCGGGGCGGGACTAA
- a CDS encoding NYN domain-containing protein: MSITSAGVPTALGEEPGQRVALFVDTQNLYYAARDNHNASVDYERLLEAAVRGRRLAHADAYVVERDGDSSAYGFFGKLSALGYRVKRRKVRVHRVDDDGAVKLEGDWDMGIAAGIVRTFDHADVIVLASGDGDFAPILELAQERGKRVEVMAFREVAGQSLQDLADRFVGLGEVDGIFLPK, encoded by the coding sequence GTGTCCATCACCTCAGCGGGCGTGCCCACCGCTCTTGGCGAGGAACCGGGGCAGCGCGTGGCGCTGTTCGTCGATACCCAGAACCTCTACTACGCCGCGCGTGACAACCACAACGCCAGCGTCGACTACGAGCGGCTCCTCGAGGCCGCCGTGAGGGGGCGGCGACTGGCGCACGCCGACGCCTACGTGGTGGAGCGCGACGGCGATTCCTCCGCCTACGGCTTCTTCGGCAAGCTGTCGGCTCTCGGCTACCGCGTGAAGCGCCGCAAGGTGCGCGTGCACCGGGTAGACGACGATGGCGCCGTGAAGCTCGAGGGCGACTGGGACATGGGCATCGCCGCCGGCATCGTCCGGACCTTCGACCACGCAGACGTCATCGTGCTCGCCAGCGGCGACGGCGACTTCGCCCCCATCCTCGAGCTGGCGCAAGAACGGGGCAAGCGGGTCGAGGTCATGGCTTTCCGCGAGGTGGCCGGCCAGTCCTTGCAGGACCTCGCCGACAGGTTCGTCGGCCTCGGTGAGGTAGACGGGATCTTCCTCCCGAAGTAG
- a CDS encoding GNAT family N-acetyltransferase has translation MNVRTATPDDAEAVRSLLAGIYREGGSFVGDGAESAGSLAARIGARTTRSYYAVAVEGGALMGWLELHRPVARRLEHVAILTLAVAPPARRRGAARALLGAGYEWCRRVGVLKMSLNVRAGNAAAVRLYESEGFTLEGRERRQVKRLAGEGEGFEDNLVMGKWLG, from the coding sequence GTGAACGTAAGAACCGCGACACCGGACGACGCCGAGGCCGTGCGGAGCCTCTTGGCGGGCATCTACCGCGAGGGCGGGTCGTTCGTGGGTGACGGCGCCGAGAGCGCAGGTTCGCTGGCTGCACGCATCGGCGCGCGCACGACCCGCAGCTACTACGCCGTAGCAGTGGAGGGCGGCGCGCTGATGGGTTGGCTCGAGCTTCACCGCCCAGTGGCCCGGCGCCTGGAGCACGTGGCGATCCTCACGCTGGCGGTGGCGCCGCCGGCCAGGCGGCGGGGGGCCGCCAGGGCGCTGCTGGGCGCTGGTTACGAGTGGTGCCGGCGCGTGGGCGTCCTGAAGATGTCGTTGAACGTGAGGGCCGGCAACGCTGCCGCGGTGAGGCTGTACGAGAGCGAGGGCTTCACACTCGAGGGTCGAGAGAGGCGCCAGGTGAAGCGCCTGGCCGGCGAGGGCGAGGGGTTCGAGGACAACCTCGTGATGGGCAAGTGGCTGGGTTGA